The following coding sequences lie in one Mus musculus strain C57BL/6J chromosome 11, GRCm38.p6 C57BL/6J genomic window:
- the Zfp39 gene encoding zinc finger protein 39 — translation MRNLQPDSVENSLSQLPSRCLETRKRKRSYKKRPVTYSYWRRTQRNRARKHKAPVKGLVSFEDVSVDFTWDEWQDLDDSQRKLYRDVMLETYSSLESLGHCITKPEVIFKLEQGAEPWRAEDVPKQSRADVQKITELNETSQDNEERHLWHHAITYSNKSTEEKVKLGNIVNVSSNCVSNLTVKNGNSSGMRPVALTVWQSVLPPNKPDDTRIGEELDASLTSEPPIHAEHPGLYSRAPGTGQQFQCCMQEVTCNTKALWTKRFHIAHGSSKFGESEKVPDEVALHAQDVSWVRAETFECSICKKTFCTKCELMKHKKIHKGQQYYTCRDCEKTFIKESYHTDQRVHAGVGSHRCKQCEKCFHQKNQQNVHERVPREARLWEVYQSENSFGEKPNLRRYQRTRAGYKPYGCNLCGKAFYRKSHLGRHQKIHTGEKPYGCEECKKTFYHKSSLTIHQRTHTGEKPYECKKCRKTFYCKSDLNVHHRTHTGEKPYECDECRKTFYSKSHLVIHQKVHTGDKPYECEECQKAFSRKSNLTVHQKTHTGEKPYECNVCGKTFHRQSHLNMHQGTHTGQKPYQCEECGKAFYQKSSLRRHQRNHTGSRPYACEECRKTFLHKSSLTVHQRSHTGYKPYSCEECRKTFYSKSHLTVHQRTHTGEKPYECKLCKKAFHQKSYLNRHQVTHGSEKRFECQECRKTFYHKSSLTVHQRIHLRELLCV, via the exons ATG AGGAACTTGCAGCCTGACAGTGTGGAGAACTCCTTGAGTCAACTCCCCAGTCGATGTCTTGAAACTAGAAAGCGTAAGAGAAGCTACAAGAAGAGGCCAGTCACCTACAGTTACTGGAGACGGACCCAGCGGAATAGAGCAAGAAAACACAAGGCACCAGTAAAG GGGTTGGTGTCATTTGAGGATGTGTCTGTGGACTTCACCTGGGATGAGTGGCAGGACCTGGATGACAGTCAGAGGAAGCTCTACAGGGacgtgatgctggagacctacagcAGCCTGGAGTCCTTGG GCCACTGCATTACCAAACCTGAGGTGATCTTTAAGCTGGAGCAAGGAGCTGAGCCATGGAGAGCAGAAGACGTCCCAAAGCAGAGCCGAGCAG atgtaCAGAAGATAACGGAACTGAACGAAACCAGCCAGGACAATGAAGAGAGACATCTGTGGCACCATGCAATTACCTACAGCAACAAGTCAACCGAGGAGAAAGTTAAATTAGGAAACATAGTTAATGTGAGCTCAAACTGTGTTTCAAATCTGACTGTAAAGAATGGAAACTCCTCAGGAATGAGGCCTGTGGCACTTACTGTGTGGCAGAGTGTCCTTCCCCCTAACAAGCCCGATGACACGAGGATTGGAGAGGAACTTGATGCCTCTCTAACTAGTGAGCCCCCCATACACGCAGAGCATCCTGGGTTGTATAGCAGAGCTCCAGGCACTGGACAGCAGTTTCAGTGTTGTATGCAAGAAGTGACCTGCAACACAAAGGCATTATGGACTAAGAGGTTTCACATTGCACATGGGTCCAGTAAGTTTGGCGAGTCCGAGAAAGTGCCTGATGAGGTAGCTCTTCATGCCCAAGACGTGAGCTGGGTACGGGCAGAAACTTTTGAATGTAGTATTTGTAAGAAAACATTCTGTACAAAATGTGAGctcatgaaacacaagaaaatacacAAAGGACAGCAATATTACACGTGTAGGGATTGTGAGAAAACCTTCATTAAGGAATCATACCACACAGACCAGAGGGTACATGCAGGAGTCGGGTCCCATAGATGTAAACAATGTGAGAAATGTTTTCACCAGAAGAACCAGCAAAATGTGCACGAAAGAGTCCCCAGAGAAGCCCGACTCTGGGAAGTTTATCAGTCTGAAAACAGCTTTGGCGAGAAGCCAAATCTCAGGCGCTATCAGAGGACCCGTGCCGGTTATAAGCCCTATGGATGTAACCTGTGTGGGAAGGCATTTTACCGCAAGTCACACCTTGGCAGGCACCAGAAAATTCACACGGGTGAGAAACCCTATGGTTGTGAAGAGTGTAAGAAAACTTTCTACCATAAGTCCTCCCTCACCATACATCAGAGGACTCACACAGGTGAGAAGCCCTACGAGTGTAAAAAATGCAGGAAAACTTTCTACTGTAAGTCGGACCTGAATGTCCACCATAGAACTCACACTGGCGAGAAGCCGTACGAGTGTGACGAATGTAGGAAAACGTTCTACTCTAAGTCACACCTTGTGATACATCAGAAAGTTCACACAGGCGACAAGCCATACGAATGTGAAGAGTGTCAGAAAGCCTTCAGCCGTAAGTCAAACCTTACCGTACATCAGAAAACACATACAGGGGAGAAACCTTACGAGTGCAATGTATGTGGGAAAACTTTTCACCGGCAGTCACACCTCAACATGCACCAGGGGACTCACACTGGCCAGAAACCCTACCAATGCGAAGAGTGTGGGAAAGCGTTCTACCAGAAGTCAAGCCTCAGAAGACATCAGAGAAACCACACGGGGAGCAGACCATATGCATGTGAAGAATGTAGGAAAACCTTCCTCCATAAGTCCTCCCTCACTGTCCATCAGAGAAGCCACACAGGCTACAAGCCATACTCGTGTGAGGAGTGCAGGAAAACGTTTTACAGTAAGTCACATCTCACCGTCCATCAGAGAACCCACACAGGCGAGAAGCCCTATGAGTGTAAGCTATGCAAGAAGGCTTTTCACCAGAAGTCATACCTTAACCGGCATCAGGTAACTCACGGAAGTGAGAAACGATTTGAATGTCAAGAATGTAGGAAAACGTTTTATCACAAGTCTTCCCTCACTGTACATCAGAGAATCCACCTGAGGGAGCTCCTGTGCGTCTGA